The Candidatus Eisenbacteria bacterium genome segment GCCCGGCGCCTTCAAGGACCGGCTCCTCTGCGCGAAGGATCCCCACCAGGTGATCGAGGGAACCCTGATCGGCGCGTACGCCATCGGGGCGAGCCGCGCGTACATCTACATCCGCGGCGAGTTCGCGCACGAGTGCCGCGTGATGCAGGCCGCGATCGACGAGGCCCGCGCCGCGAAGCTCATCGGGAAGAACATCCTCGGGAAGGGTTTCGATTGCGAGGTCACGATGTACCTCGGCGCGGGCGCCTACATCTGCGGCGAGGAAACCGCGCTCATCGAGTCGATCGAGGGCCAGCGCGGAGAGCCGAGGCTCAAGCCGCCGTTCCCGGCCGTGGTGGGGCTCTTCGGCTGCCCGACGGTCGTGAACAACGTCGAGACCCTGGCCTGCGTGCCGCACATCGTGAAGCGCGGCGCCGAGTGGTTCGCGGGGATCGGGCCCGAGCGGAACACCGGCCCCAAGCTCTACGGCCTCTCGGGACACGTGAACAAACCCGGCGTCTACGAGGCGCCGATGGGGATCTCGCTCCGCCAGCTGATCGACGAGTACGGCGGCGGCGTTCCGGGCGGACGTCCCGTGAAGGGCGTGATCCCGGGCGGGGCGTCGTGCCCCGTGCTCCGCGGCGACGAGATCGACATCTCCATGGACTTCGACGCGCTCACGCGCGCGGGCTCCCTCTTCGGAACCGGCACCCCGGTCGTCATGGACGACAGCGTGTGCATGGTGCGCGCGGCGTGGATCACGGCGCGCTTCTTCGCGCACGAGTCGTGCGGGCAGTGCACGCCGTGCCGCGAGGGATGCGGCTGGATGCAGCGGATCCTCTGGAAGATCGAGACCGGGAACGGCGTGGAGCGGGACCTCGACATCCTCCTCTCCGTGACCGACCAGATCGAGGGGAACACGATCTGCGCGCTCGGGGACGCCGCGGCGTGGCCCACGCGCGGCTTCGCGAAGAAGTTCCGGGACGAGTTCCTGCAGCACATCCGCGAGAAGCGCTGCCCGTTGGGCAACGGCTCGCTCCACTAGAGGACTCCCGATGGCGCCGGACGTGAAGCTGCAGATCGACGGACGCGAGGTGACGGTCCCGAAGGGGACGAACCTCATCGAGGCGGGGAAGAAGGCGGGTATCTTCGTCCCGCACTTCTGCTACCACCCCGGCCTCCCCGTGGTGGGCGTGTGCCGGATCTGCCTCTGCGAGATCGAGGGCCGGCCCAAGCTCGTCGCGGGATGCGCCACGCCGGTGGAAGAGGGACTCAAGGTCATCACCCAGTCCGCCAAGGTGCGCGAGGCGCGCAAGGCGGTCATGGAGTTCCTCCTCATCCACCACCCGCTCGACTGCCCGCAGTGCGACAAGGGCGGCGAGTGCACGCTCCAGGACTACACGATGCTCATGGGCCCGTCCCGGAGCCGCTTCACGTTCGAGAAGCAGACGTGGCCGGAGGAGGACGTGGGCGGGAAGCTCCTGCTCAACAAGAACCGCTGCATTCTCTGCCTCCGCTGCGTGAACCTCTGCAAGTTCGTGGCGGGAGAGGACGAGATCGCCGTGCTCTCGCGCGGCGAGGAGACCTACATCGGCACCGTGGCCGGCAGGAAGATCCAGAACGAGATGGCCGGGAACATCGCGGACATCTGCCCGGTGGGCGCGCTCACGAGCAAGGACTTCCGGTTCCGTTCTCGTCCGTGGGAGCTCAAACCCGTCGCGTCGGTGTGCACGCTCTGCTCCAAGGGGTGCAACGTCACCATGGGATACCACCCGCGCCGGAACGAGGTGGTCCGGATCACCGCGCGCGAGAACATGGACGTGAACGAGTGGTGGATCTGCGACCGCGGACGCGGCGGCTTCTGGGGGATCCACCACCCGAACCGCTTCACGGCGCCGCTCCGCCGCGAGGGGACGGCCGTGTCCGTCACGACCTGGCAGGCCGCGATGCCCGCGATCGTGGACGCGCTCTCTGGAATTCTGGCGAAGCACGGCGCCGCCGCCGTGGGCGTCGTGGGCTCGGGCGAGCTGACGAACGAGGAGTGCTACTTGACCCGCGCGATCTTCCGCGACGGGCTCGGCATCGCGAACCTCGACTTCCCGCTCCGGCCCCAGCCGCCGGTCATCTACCCGCGCTTCACGATCGAGGGCGACAAGAACCCGAACACGCGCGGCGCCCGCGCGATCGGCGTCGCGCCCGGTCCGGGAGGCCTCGGCCTGGCGGACATGATGCGCGCGGCGGCGGACGGCACGATCCGCGCGCTCCTCTTCCTGCGCGGCGGTCCGCTCGAGCAGTTCGGCGATCCGGCCGTCGTCGCGAAGGCGCTGGGGAATGCCGCCCTGGTCGTGGTGATCGACAACCTGCCGTCCCCGGTCTCCGAGCGGGCGCACTGGGTGCTCCCCGGCGTTTCCTACGCGGAGCGCGAAGGGACCTACACGAACTCCCAGGGGAGGGTGCAGCGCGCCGCCAAGGTCTTCACGATGCGCGGCGACACGCGCGAGGACTGGCGCATCCTTCAAGACTTGGGACGCTCCATGGGCGCCTGGACTCACCTCGACCAGGCACCCGAGCAGATCTTCCGGCGCCTGGCCGCAGACCACCCCGCGTTCCGCGGGCTCGACTACACGATCCTGGGAGACCGTGGTGCGCCGCTCGCAGCCGCGACGGCGGACGTCGCGGTGGGGTGATCCGCTCGAGCG includes the following:
- the nuoF gene encoding NADH-quinone oxidoreductase subunit NuoF — protein: MSSSPSANGRVLTATVDLPDSHTLKVYRKHGGYEALETALGKSPDEVIDLVKRSGLRGRGGAGFPTGTKWGFVPKSKDKPKYLCVNADESEPGAFKDRLLCAKDPHQVIEGTLIGAYAIGASRAYIYIRGEFAHECRVMQAAIDEARAAKLIGKNILGKGFDCEVTMYLGAGAYICGEETALIESIEGQRGEPRLKPPFPAVVGLFGCPTVVNNVETLACVPHIVKRGAEWFAGIGPERNTGPKLYGLSGHVNKPGVYEAPMGISLRQLIDEYGGGVPGGRPVKGVIPGGASCPVLRGDEIDISMDFDALTRAGSLFGTGTPVVMDDSVCMVRAAWITARFFAHESCGQCTPCREGCGWMQRILWKIETGNGVERDLDILLSVTDQIEGNTICALGDAAAWPTRGFAKKFRDEFLQHIREKRCPLGNGSLH
- a CDS encoding molybdopterin-dependent oxidoreductase, which produces MKLQIDGREVTVPKGTNLIEAGKKAGIFVPHFCYHPGLPVVGVCRICLCEIEGRPKLVAGCATPVEEGLKVITQSAKVREARKAVMEFLLIHHPLDCPQCDKGGECTLQDYTMLMGPSRSRFTFEKQTWPEEDVGGKLLLNKNRCILCLRCVNLCKFVAGEDEIAVLSRGEETYIGTVAGRKIQNEMAGNIADICPVGALTSKDFRFRSRPWELKPVASVCTLCSKGCNVTMGYHPRRNEVVRITARENMDVNEWWICDRGRGGFWGIHHPNRFTAPLRREGTAVSVTTWQAAMPAIVDALSGILAKHGAAAVGVVGSGELTNEECYLTRAIFRDGLGIANLDFPLRPQPPVIYPRFTIEGDKNPNTRGARAIGVAPGPGGLGLADMMRAAADGTIRALLFLRGGPLEQFGDPAVVAKALGNAALVVVIDNLPSPVSERAHWVLPGVSYAEREGTYTNSQGRVQRAAKVFTMRGDTREDWRILQDLGRSMGAWTHLDQAPEQIFRRLAADHPAFRGLDYTILGDRGAPLAAATADVAVG